In Erwinia pyrifoliae DSM 12163, the genomic window TGGCGCTCGCGCCGGGTCAGTCAAATCAGCGATTGGCCTCGGCCTGCTGCTGTCTGAAGGCATTGGCGATACATTACGTATTTCGCTGGCGGCCGATCCGGTTGAAGAAGTCAAAGTGGGCTTCGATATCCTCAAATCACTGCGTATTCGTTCGCGCGGCATTAACTTTATTGCCTGCCCGACCTGTTCACGTCAGGAGTTTGACGTGATTGGTACGGTCAATGCGCTTGAAGAGCGCCTGGAAGACATCATCACGCCGATGGATATTTCCATTATAGGCTGTGTGGTCAATGGTCCCGGAGAAGCCACGGTTTCAACCATGGGCGTGACCGGTGGCAGCAAGAAAAGTGGTTTTTATGAAGACGGCGTGCGTCTGCGCGAACGTTTGGACAATGACAATATGATCGACCAGCTGGAGGCGCGCATTCGTGCTAAAGCCACCATTCTGGACGCAGCACGCCGGATTGATATCCAGCAGGTTGAAAAATAATTGAACAGCATTGTGTCTGGCCTCTGTCGTTGGCCAGACGTAATCGGCGCAGGCAGTTTTACCGTGACAGCGCAACAGCGGGAGCGTAACGCAGTTATGTAACGATTATTCACCTGTTTCAACCGCGCTTTAGTTGTTAACGTGATGAATAACGGATTCGGGCGCTGCCCGGTATGTCATGGGCCGTAAACCAGCCTGCGCATCACCAGATGAAAGAGAATATTTAGTGGCGAAGAATATCCAGGCCATTCGTGGCATGAACGACTATCTGCCGGCTGAAACCGCCGTGTGGCAGCGCGTAGAGCAGATCCTTAAGCAGGTACTGAGCAGCTACGGTTTCAGTGAAATTCGTATGCCGATTGTAGAGCAGACCCCGTTGTTTAAGCGCGCTATCGGTGAAGTCACCGACGTGGTTGAAAAAGAGATGTATACCTTCGACGATCGCAACGGTGAAAGTCTGACCCTGCGCCCGGAAGGCACCGCCGGCTGCGTGCGTGCGGGCATCGAGCACGGTCTGCTGTACAATCAGGAGCAACGTCTGTGGTACATCGGCCCGATGTTCCGCTATGAACGCCCGCAGAAAGGCCGCTATCGTCAGTTCCACCAGATTGGTGCCGAAGTGTTTGGCCTGCAGGGGCCGGACATTGATGCCGAACTGATTATGATGACCGCCCGCTGGTGGAAAGCATTGGGTATTGCTGACCATGTGAGGCTGGAGCTTAACTCCATCGGCTCGCTTGAAGCGCGAGCGAACTATCGCCATGCGCTGGTCGCCTTCCTTGAGCAGCATGTTGAGGTGTTGGATGAGGACTGTAAACGTCGCATGTACTCCAACCCGCTGCGCATGCTGGACAGCAAAAATCCTGATATCCAGGCATTACTGAACGATGCCCCGACTTTGGGGGATTATCTGGATGACGAATCGCGCGAGCATTTCGCCGGGCTGTGTCGCCAGCTGGATGCGGCCGGCATCGCTTATCGCGTCAACCAGCGTCTGGTGCGCGGTCTCGATTACTACAACCGCACGGTATTTGAATGGGTGACCGACAGCCTGGGTGCCCAGGGCACCGTCTGTGCCGGTGGCCGCTACGATGGCCTGGTTGAACAGTTGGGTGGCCGCGCCACGCCAGCTGTCGGTTTCGCCATGGGGCTGGAGCGCCTGGTGCTGCTGGTGCAGGCAGTTAACCCGGAATTTGAACCGACGCGTGTTGTCGATGTCTATGTTATCGCTTCGGGTCAGGGCGTACAAAGTGCGGCGCTGCTGCTGGCTGAACAGCTGCGCGATGCGCTGCCGGAACTGAAGCTGATGAGCAATTTTGGCGGTGGTAACTTCAAGAAGCAGTTCG contains:
- the hisS gene encoding histidine--tRNA ligase, yielding MAKNIQAIRGMNDYLPAETAVWQRVEQILKQVLSSYGFSEIRMPIVEQTPLFKRAIGEVTDVVEKEMYTFDDRNGESLTLRPEGTAGCVRAGIEHGLLYNQEQRLWYIGPMFRYERPQKGRYRQFHQIGAEVFGLQGPDIDAELIMMTARWWKALGIADHVRLELNSIGSLEARANYRHALVAFLEQHVEVLDEDCKRRMYSNPLRMLDSKNPDIQALLNDAPTLGDYLDDESREHFAGLCRQLDAAGIAYRVNQRLVRGLDYYNRTVFEWVTDSLGAQGTVCAGGRYDGLVEQLGGRATPAVGFAMGLERLVLLVQAVNPEFEPTRVVDVYVIASGQGVQSAALLLAEQLRDALPELKLMSNFGGGNFKKQFARADKWGARIALVLGEDEVANGQLVFKDLRNGEQQTLAQRDAATTLAALLQR